From the Candidatus Angelobacter sp. genome, the window CTGCAACGGCCGCGGGTTCATCCAGCAGATTTTCGCGTGCAGATCCGCGCTCATCCCCGGCAGGTTATCCAGGCCGATGATCGCGTCGCCGCGACTGATGTCGAGATCGTGTTCGAGCACGAGTGTGACGGATTGCGGACAAAACGCCTCCTGCAACGGGCCGTCGTAAGTCCAGATTTCCTTCACGGTGCTCTTCCAGCCGCCGGGGAGCACCATCACTTTCTGCCCGACCTTCACAATGCCGCCCGCGATCTGGCCGCTGAGGCCACGAAAATCGTGGAGCTTTGGATCGCGAGGATTGTTCGGGCGGTTCACCCACTGCACCGGGAGGCGAAGCGCGCTCAGGTTCCAGTCGCTCGCGATGTGGACGGTTTCGAGATGGCCCAGCAGCGTCGGTCCTTCGTACCAGGGTGTGTGTTTTGAACGGTCCACCACGTTGTCGCCATTGAGCGCGCTGATGGGTATAAATTTCACGTCCTTGAAGACGTCGAGTTTCGGCAGGAAATCCTCGATGGCGTCGCGAATTTCGAGAAAGCGATCCTCGTTCCAGTCCACGAGGTCCATCTTGTTTGCCGCGATGACGAGGTGCGGAATGCCGAGCAACGCCGCCAGATACGTGTGCCTGCGCGTCTGCTCGATGACACCCAGCCGCGCGTCCACCAGCACAATGGAAAGGTTCGCCGTGCTCGCGCCCGTCACCATGTTGCGCGTGTACTGCACGTGCCCTGGAGTGTCGGCGACGATGAAC encodes:
- a CDS encoding GTP-binding protein, with amino-acid sequence MPTHHPIEILRFNTCGSVDDGKSTLIGRLLYDSKNLMEDQLEALERSADITGGGAINLANLTDGLRAEREQGITIDVAYRYFATPRRKFIVADTPGHVQYTRNMVTGASTANLSIVLVDARLGVIEQTRRHTYLAALLGIPHLVIAANKMDLVDWNEDRFLEIRDAIEDFLPKLDVFKDVKFIPISALNGDNVVDRSKHTPWYEGPTLLGHLETVHIASDWNLSALRLPVQWVNRPNNPRDPKLHDFRGLSGQIAGGIVKVGQKVMVLPGGWKSTVKEIWTYDGPLQEAFCPQSVTLVLEHDLDISRGDAIIGLDNLPGMSADLHAKICWMNPRPLQ